In Chryseobacterium camelliae, one DNA window encodes the following:
- a CDS encoding NAD(P)-binding domain-containing protein, with protein sequence MDFNRDVIVIGAGQAGLAASYFLHKKGIPHCVLEQDTIGSSWSSQRWDSFKMNTPNWMTWLPGMELPEDIWDQFMTKDGFVDYLKRYVHAFQLPIKEHCKVVRIHDENGRFIITAENGRLQRQWSAKAVIIASGMMNRIRLPKLSERIPPAILQLHASEYKNPDQLPKGSVVVVGAGQSGCQIAEELAVSGRKVYLASSKVPRAPRRYRGKDIMEWIEMMGIHDTTATQLKADPKLGATQPQSSGVGLMGHTVSYQSLHKLGVTVLGSLKDIGNGGLYYLGVSVLGGPNDTENTVMYFAENAKEHICYADAASAAVKKAVDAYLESQSDMISISLKEHDEADIPDEDFHAASDINMLSFDSDGISTVIWATGFGYDFTYMPDTWLDANGTPKHTDGKIKDGVYCLGFPWLRKKKSGLVHGVKEDAEIIVNDLSQIL encoded by the coding sequence ATGGATTTTAATAGAGATGTTATCGTGATAGGAGCAGGACAGGCAGGTTTAGCGGCCAGTTATTTTCTTCATAAAAAAGGCATTCCGCACTGTGTACTGGAGCAGGATACAATCGGCAGTTCATGGAGCTCCCAGCGTTGGGATTCATTCAAAATGAACACGCCCAACTGGATGACTTGGCTACCCGGAATGGAACTTCCCGAAGATATATGGGATCAGTTTATGACGAAAGATGGATTTGTAGATTACCTTAAACGATATGTACATGCTTTTCAGCTTCCCATAAAGGAACATTGCAAAGTGGTACGGATTCATGATGAAAACGGCCGTTTTATAATTACGGCTGAAAACGGGAGGCTTCAGAGGCAATGGAGTGCTAAAGCAGTCATTATTGCTTCCGGGATGATGAACCGTATCCGACTTCCGAAGTTATCTGAACGTATTCCTCCTGCGATCCTTCAGCTGCATGCCTCCGAATACAAAAATCCGGATCAGCTTCCTAAAGGAAGTGTTGTAGTTGTTGGAGCTGGCCAGTCGGGCTGTCAGATTGCAGAAGAACTGGCGGTTTCTGGACGCAAAGTGTATCTGGCAAGCAGCAAAGTTCCCCGTGCGCCAAGGCGCTACAGGGGAAAAGATATTATGGAATGGATTGAGATGATGGGCATTCATGACACCACAGCAACCCAGCTGAAGGCTGATCCGAAGCTTGGCGCAACACAGCCGCAAAGTTCAGGGGTAGGTCTTATGGGGCATACCGTAAGCTATCAGTCTCTGCATAAACTGGGTGTAACGGTTTTGGGAAGCCTGAAAGATATAGGAAACGGGGGACTGTATTACCTGGGTGTGAGTGTCCTTGGAGGCCCGAACGATACAGAAAATACAGTGATGTACTTTGCTGAAAATGCAAAAGAACACATTTGTTATGCCGATGCAGCCTCAGCAGCAGTTAAAAAAGCGGTTGATGCCTATCTGGAAAGTCAATCTGATATGATTTCTATCTCCCTTAAGGAGCATGATGAAGCGGATATACCGGATGAAGATTTTCATGCCGCTTCCGATATTAATATGTTGTCTTTTGATTCGGATGGTATCAGTACAGTAATCTGGGCAACGGGTTTCGGGTATGATTTTACGTATATGCCCGATACCTGGCTTGATGCCAATGGAACTCCTAAACATACCGATGGAAAGATAAAAGACGGTGTATATTGCCTCGGTTTTCCATGGCTGAGGAAAAAGAAATCAGGACTGGTGCATGGAGTAAAGGAGGATGCGGAAATAATAGTAAATGATCTATCTCAGATCCTTTAG
- a CDS encoding helix-turn-helix transcriptional regulator — protein MQNCKNVFIERQNLQDRSFTPYTEKQHSIITDSEGSFSFFETSFNHLQFIECSYQFHDEEQICIDIENEVLEMHFRLQGSSSIQRENTSVELHQANNMLTFQKDSQQKVHMRPVQDGYFYEIRIGISHFEKLMSDFYQPSPEYFSGTPLQITPEMRLLLSQMTRTAYTGHMKSLFLEAKMTELFLLQLQQNRTLASGRSMTIRNSEKDKFQYAKQLIEHHTDQFLTVSELAQQSGLTPRKLMQGFKELFGCTVYQHIKHVKMQTARTLLMDTDKHINEIARDVGYQNAQHFITAFKRNFGISPGKMKH, from the coding sequence ATGCAAAACTGTAAAAATGTATTTATTGAACGGCAAAATTTGCAGGACAGATCTTTCACACCTTATACAGAAAAACAGCATTCAATTATAACAGATTCCGAAGGTTCATTTTCTTTTTTTGAAACAAGTTTTAACCATCTTCAGTTTATTGAGTGCAGTTATCAGTTTCATGATGAGGAACAGATCTGCATTGATATTGAAAATGAGGTGCTGGAAATGCATTTCCGATTACAGGGATCCAGCAGTATCCAACGGGAAAATACATCGGTAGAACTTCATCAGGCCAACAATATGCTGACCTTTCAGAAAGACAGCCAGCAAAAGGTACATATGCGGCCGGTACAGGACGGATACTTTTATGAGATCCGGATCGGCATTTCACACTTTGAAAAACTGATGAGTGATTTTTACCAGCCTTCCCCGGAATATTTTTCAGGGACCCCTTTACAGATTACCCCGGAAATGCGCCTGTTGCTTTCTCAGATGACCAGAACTGCCTATACCGGTCATATGAAGTCCCTGTTCCTGGAAGCTAAGATGACTGAACTGTTCCTCCTTCAACTTCAGCAGAACCGGACACTCGCTTCTGGTCGTTCCATGACGATCCGAAATTCTGAAAAAGATAAGTTTCAGTATGCAAAACAACTGATTGAGCATCATACAGATCAATTTTTAACTGTTTCTGAACTCGCTCAGCAATCCGGTCTTACCCCCAGAAAGCTGATGCAGGGATTTAAAGAATTATTTGGCTGTACAGTGTACCAGCACATTAAACATGTAAAAATGCAGACGGCCAGAACACTTCTGATGGATACAGATAAACATATCAATGAAATAGCACGGGATGTAGGCTACCAGAATGCGCAGCATTTCATTACTGCCTTCAAAAGGAATTTCGGCATATCACCAGGGAAGATGAAGCACTGA
- a CDS encoding O-methyltransferase, which translates to MNPKLKNEILQLYRTLKEEDNTKENRLDRWRNLEPESAEFISIIIKGQNTRHMLELGTSNGFSTLWFADALKNTGGKLITVEIDPQRTQLAKDHLAAYSIQSDVEFITGDAKEYLHNADPFFNIIFLDAERRYYTDYWKDLKRLLSFKGSMLIVDNVVSHRNEVQGFIGLIEQEQAFSLSILPIGAGLLLVTKD; encoded by the coding sequence ATGAATCCCAAACTTAAAAATGAAATTCTTCAGCTCTACAGGACGTTAAAGGAGGAAGATAATACCAAAGAAAACAGATTGGACCGCTGGAGGAATCTTGAGCCCGAATCGGCAGAATTTATATCGATCATCATCAAAGGGCAAAACACCCGCCATATGCTGGAGTTGGGCACTTCCAACGGCTTTTCTACCTTATGGTTCGCCGATGCGCTGAAAAACACGGGTGGAAAATTAATTACAGTTGAGATAGACCCTCAGCGCACACAGCTTGCCAAAGATCACCTTGCAGCCTATTCTATTCAATCTGATGTAGAATTCATCACCGGTGATGCAAAAGAATACCTGCATAACGCGGACCCATTTTTCAATATCATATTCCTGGATGCAGAAAGGAGATACTATACGGACTACTGGAAAGACCTGAAAAGGCTGCTCAGCTTCAAAGGTTCTATGCTGATCGTTGATAATGTAGTTTCTCACCGCAATGAAGTACAGGGTTTTATTGGACTCATCGAACAGGAACAGGCTTTTTCGCTTTCGATACTGCCCATCGGTGCCGGACTGTTACTGGTAACTAAAGATTAA
- a CDS encoding nucleoside permease: MNLKLRLTILSFLQFFVWGAWLITMANFWFGTKHWDGTQFGAVFGTMGIASIFMPTITGIIADRWVNAERIFSVLHILYGVVLFILPHTMTPDSFFYVMLLAMCFYMPTIALANSISYTILKNSDLDVVKDFPPIRVWGTVGFIVAMWITNLTGNKATEGQFYIAGAVAVFLGIYALTLPKCPPQKLIDQNAPLYQQLGLNAFKLFANYKTALFLLFSMLLGAALQLTNAYGDVFLSEFEHFPKYADSFVVQRSTIIMSISQVSETLFILAIPFFLKKFGIKKVMLMSMLAWVLRFGFFAYGIPEGFGLMLIIASCIVYGMAFDFFNISGSLFVETTTDKKIRSSAQGLFMMMTNGFGAVLGSYIAGWAIDRFFTHKFTSVSELSAYLQTTPDNPTFLGILKKSFNAAVNPDGTLSSIVMVKDWHQIWLSFAVYALVLAILFAVLFRHKHHPEDISEVKH, translated from the coding sequence ATGAATTTAAAATTACGTTTGACCATCCTCAGCTTCCTCCAGTTTTTTGTCTGGGGAGCATGGCTGATTACGATGGCCAATTTTTGGTTCGGAACGAAACATTGGGACGGAACCCAGTTTGGAGCCGTATTCGGCACTATGGGGATTGCTTCCATTTTTATGCCGACCATCACCGGGATTATTGCAGATCGCTGGGTGAATGCGGAAAGGATTTTCTCGGTGCTGCATATTCTGTATGGAGTGGTATTGTTTATACTGCCGCACACCATGACACCGGATTCCTTTTTCTATGTGATGCTGCTTGCCATGTGCTTTTACATGCCGACAATCGCTCTTGCCAATTCCATTTCCTATACGATCTTAAAAAACAGTGACCTGGATGTCGTTAAAGATTTTCCGCCTATCCGCGTGTGGGGAACCGTTGGTTTTATCGTCGCAATGTGGATCACCAATCTTACCGGTAACAAAGCTACGGAAGGACAATTTTATATTGCAGGGGCAGTAGCTGTTTTCCTTGGAATATATGCCCTGACCTTACCAAAATGCCCTCCGCAGAAACTGATTGACCAAAATGCTCCGCTGTATCAGCAGCTGGGACTGAATGCCTTTAAGCTGTTCGCCAACTATAAAACTGCTTTATTTCTGCTTTTTTCCATGCTTTTGGGCGCTGCCTTGCAGCTTACCAATGCTTACGGGGATGTTTTCCTCAGTGAGTTTGAGCATTTTCCTAAATATGCAGATTCTTTTGTGGTGCAGCGTTCGACTATCATCATGTCCATATCGCAGGTTTCCGAAACCCTTTTCATCCTTGCGATTCCGTTCTTTTTAAAGAAATTCGGAATTAAAAAAGTGATGCTGATGTCCATGCTTGCATGGGTTTTGAGGTTCGGCTTTTTCGCTTACGGAATTCCGGAAGGTTTTGGCCTGATGCTTATCATTGCTTCTTGTATCGTCTATGGGATGGCATTTGATTTCTTTAATATCTCAGGTTCTCTGTTTGTGGAAACTACCACAGATAAAAAGATCCGTTCATCTGCACAGGGATTATTTATGATGATGACCAATGGTTTCGGGGCCGTACTGGGAAGCTATATCGCAGGCTGGGCTATTGACCGGTTTTTCACTCATAAGTTCACCAGTGTTTCAGAACTGTCTGCCTATCTTCAGACAACGCCGGATAACCCTACTTTTCTGGGGATCCTCAAAAAGAGCTTCAATGCGGCAGTTAATCCTGATGGCACATTATCATCCATTGTCATGGTAAAAGACTGGCACCAGATATGGCTGTCCTTTGCAGTTTATGCATTGGTTCTGGCTATTCTCTTTGCTGTTTTATTCAGACACAAACATCATCCTGAGGACATTTCTGAGGTGAAACATTAA
- a CDS encoding bifunctional nuclease family protein, translated as MDYKQLIIRGISYSQTQSGAYALLLEHEESHIKLPVVIGNFEAQSISLGLEKDIHPPRPLTHDLFSKFIASTGYELVSVIIYQIVDGVFFSNINFRNKVNDEELILDARTSDAVAMAVRFDAPIFTTQQVLNEAGILLELEDVSKEEESFSETLPAEDNLKSISMEELQKLLDEAVKDEDYDTALEIQEEIKRRKRKID; from the coding sequence ATGGATTATAAACAGTTAATTATTCGCGGAATATCGTACAGCCAGACACAATCAGGAGCGTACGCATTGCTATTGGAACATGAAGAATCACATATCAAATTACCTGTTGTGATAGGAAATTTTGAGGCACAATCCATTTCTCTAGGACTGGAGAAAGACATCCATCCACCGCGTCCGCTTACCCATGACCTTTTTTCAAAATTCATCGCATCCACAGGCTATGAGCTGGTTTCAGTAATCATTTACCAGATTGTGGACGGTGTTTTCTTTTCAAATATCAATTTCAGAAATAAGGTGAATGACGAAGAGCTGATCCTTGATGCCAGAACTTCGGATGCCGTTGCCATGGCAGTACGTTTCGATGCACCTATTTTTACCACCCAGCAGGTCCTTAATGAGGCCGGAATTCTCCTGGAACTTGAAGATGTTTCAAAAGAGGAGGAATCGTTCTCGGAAACGCTGCCTGCTGAGGATAACCTGAAATCTATTTCAATGGAAGAACTGCAGAAATTGCTTGATGAAGCCGTAAAGGATGAAGATTATGATACTGCATTGGAAATCCAGGAGGAGATCAAGAGGAGAAAGAGAAAAATAGATTAA
- a CDS encoding electron transfer flavoprotein subunit alpha/FixB family protein has product MAVFVYAENINGVYKKAAFEAVSYAKAVADQTGDTVTAVTVNPTDSSDALYKYGASKVINIKDEGLKSFSAKAYAQAVNEVADGNIIVFPHTTDASSIAPMLAVMKNYALITNVLEAPESTSPFQVKRRAFSGKGFMHAKAEGAGVIITVSQNAFGVKENAVSGSEEVKNLSVANEDTKVISHEQSSGKLDLKEAEIVVSAGRGMKGPENWGMIEDLANVLGAATACSKPVSDIGWRPHSEHVGQTGKAIAPNLYIAIGISGAIQHLAGVNSSKTIVVINNDPEAPFFKSADYGVAGDLFQIVPALTEKIKALKA; this is encoded by the coding sequence ATGGCAGTATTCGTATACGCAGAAAATATAAACGGAGTTTACAAAAAAGCGGCTTTTGAAGCAGTATCTTACGCGAAAGCAGTAGCAGACCAGACAGGAGATACTGTAACGGCAGTAACGGTAAACCCAACCGATTCTTCAGACGCATTGTATAAATATGGTGCATCCAAAGTAATTAACATCAAAGATGAAGGCCTTAAGAGCTTCTCTGCAAAAGCTTATGCTCAGGCAGTCAATGAGGTGGCAGATGGTAATATCATCGTATTCCCGCACACGACCGATGCGTCATCCATTGCACCTATGCTTGCTGTAATGAAGAATTATGCTTTGATTACTAATGTTCTTGAGGCTCCGGAAAGCACATCACCGTTTCAGGTGAAAAGAAGAGCGTTTTCCGGTAAAGGATTCATGCATGCTAAAGCTGAAGGGGCCGGAGTGATTATTACCGTTTCCCAAAATGCTTTTGGAGTAAAGGAAAATGCCGTATCAGGTTCAGAAGAGGTAAAAAACCTTTCTGTTGCCAATGAAGATACGAAAGTAATTTCCCATGAACAGAGCTCAGGAAAGCTGGACCTTAAAGAGGCAGAGATTGTAGTTTCAGCAGGAAGAGGAATGAAGGGGCCTGAAAACTGGGGTATGATTGAAGATCTTGCTAATGTATTAGGCGCGGCTACAGCATGTTCCAAGCCTGTTTCAGATATCGGCTGGAGGCCGCATTCTGAGCACGTTGGGCAAACCGGTAAGGCTATTGCCCCTAATCTTTATATCGCCATTGGTATTTCCGGTGCTATCCAGCATCTGGCAGGGGTTAACTCATCCAAAACCATTGTAGTGATCAATAATGATCCTGAAGCACCGTTCTTCAAATCCGCAGACTACGGAGTGGCTGGAGATTTATTCCAGATCGTTCCTGCATTAACGGAGAAGATCAAAGCATTAAAAGCATAA
- a CDS encoding electron transfer flavoprotein subunit beta/FixA family protein, which produces MKILVCISSVPDTTSKINFTADKSAFDKNGIQWVINPLDEFALTKAVKLQESQGATVTVLNVGDATTEPVIRKALAIGANDAVRVNLDPKDSFSTAKEIAAVAQNGGYDVILCGKESIDYNGGSVPGMLAQLLNQPFVNAAVGLDINGSEATAVREIEGGKETISVKLPAVIAGQKGLVDEKELIIPNMRGIMSARTKPLQVVETSASEVKVQGVSFDSVPPRAAVKMVSADNLDELVRLLHEEAKVI; this is translated from the coding sequence ATGAAAATATTAGTTTGTATCAGTAGTGTTCCGGATACTACTTCCAAAATTAACTTTACAGCAGATAAGTCTGCGTTTGACAAAAACGGTATTCAGTGGGTGATCAATCCGCTTGATGAGTTCGCTTTAACAAAAGCCGTAAAGCTTCAGGAATCTCAGGGAGCCACAGTAACGGTGCTCAATGTTGGCGATGCCACCACAGAGCCTGTAATCAGAAAAGCCCTGGCGATCGGTGCGAATGATGCCGTACGTGTAAACCTTGATCCTAAAGACAGCTTCTCTACAGCTAAGGAAATTGCTGCAGTGGCTCAGAATGGAGGATATGACGTGATCCTTTGCGGTAAGGAATCCATTGACTATAATGGAGGTTCTGTTCCGGGAATGTTGGCACAATTGCTGAACCAGCCTTTCGTAAACGCTGCGGTTGGACTGGATATCAACGGAAGTGAAGCAACAGCCGTAAGAGAGATAGAAGGAGGAAAGGAAACCATTTCTGTGAAGCTACCTGCCGTTATCGCGGGACAGAAAGGATTGGTAGACGAGAAAGAATTGATCATCCCGAATATGAGAGGAATTATGTCTGCAAGAACAAAGCCTCTTCAGGTGGTTGAGACTTCAGCCTCAGAAGTGAAAGTTCAGGGAGTGTCGTTTGACAGTGTTCCGCCTAGGGCTGCGGTAAAGATGGTTTCTGCTGATAACCTGGACGAACTGGTAAGATTACTGCACGAAGAAGCTAAAGTAATCTAA
- a CDS encoding SDR family oxidoreductase, giving the protein MLENKVAYITGGTKGIGFGVAKTLLENGVSVAFSGRKKEDVLKAEEELKQYSGSVLGIVSDVRSLESEQQAIDAVKEKFGRLDFVIANAGLGIFKPVDQLTAEEWNDMIGTNLTGVFYTLKAAVEELKKSEGYYITIASLAGANFFENGTGYNASKFGVVGFTQAAMIDLRKYNIKSTVIMPGSVATHFNGNIPSEKDSWKIQPEDMGNLILDILKMNPRVLPSKVEFRATKPA; this is encoded by the coding sequence ATGCTAGAAAACAAAGTTGCCTACATTACAGGAGGAACCAAAGGAATAGGTTTCGGCGTGGCGAAGACCTTATTGGAAAACGGAGTGTCGGTTGCCTTTTCGGGAAGGAAAAAAGAAGATGTGCTTAAAGCAGAAGAAGAACTGAAACAATATTCCGGCAGTGTCCTGGGAATTGTTTCCGATGTAAGAAGCCTGGAAAGCGAACAGCAGGCCATTGATGCTGTAAAAGAAAAATTCGGCAGGCTGGACTTCGTGATAGCTAATGCTGGACTGGGTATTTTTAAACCTGTTGATCAGCTTACAGCAGAAGAATGGAACGACATGATAGGAACCAATCTTACCGGTGTGTTTTATACTCTTAAAGCTGCTGTGGAGGAACTTAAGAAAAGCGAGGGATATTATATTACCATTGCCAGTCTTGCCGGGGCGAATTTCTTTGAAAACGGAACAGGTTATAATGCATCCAAATTTGGAGTGGTAGGCTTTACACAGGCAGCGATGATAGATCTCAGGAAATATAATATCAAATCTACAGTCATCATGCCTGGATCCGTTGCCACCCATTTCAACGGAAATATTCCTTCAGAGAAAGACAGCTGGAAAATTCAGCCGGAAGATATGGGAAACCTTATACTGGATATTTTAAAGATGAACCCAAGAGTTTTACCAAGCAAGGTTGAATTCAGGGCAACTAAACCGGCCTGA
- a CDS encoding T9SS type A sorting domain-containing protein produces the protein MKKTFTFLSALVFAGTAFAQVITQSSTPTTVSPTGSVACGSQTNGYTADNSYIRVFKLSDYGINYTYKITNVAFGVQTANSSFPVQVLVYNWTGGTFPTGTPTLLGTANVNITTASAGTIVNTGTALNVNVPAGGTFVLEVFHDGDVTPPQSFYMGTNSGAQTGPSYLASDTCGITTPTATGTGALASFSTARWVMTVTGQNSTLGTTEVINSRDLQIYPNPVKDILRFKFGNNLRSESIEINDVTGRSILSISNSKNVNEVNMSSFVKGNYILRVKASDGKVYIQKIIKE, from the coding sequence ATGAAAAAAACTTTTACATTTTTATCTGCATTAGTATTTGCAGGAACGGCTTTTGCACAGGTGATTACGCAAAGTTCTACACCTACTACAGTTAGTCCAACAGGTTCAGTTGCTTGTGGTAGTCAGACAAACGGTTATACAGCGGATAATTCTTACATTAGAGTTTTTAAATTGTCAGATTACGGGATTAATTATACTTATAAGATTACCAATGTTGCCTTTGGAGTTCAAACGGCTAATTCTTCATTTCCCGTTCAAGTACTTGTTTATAACTGGACAGGAGGTACATTTCCAACAGGAACTCCTACTTTACTAGGTACAGCAAATGTAAATATTACTACAGCAAGTGCTGGGACAATAGTAAATACAGGAACAGCTTTAAATGTTAATGTTCCAGCAGGTGGTACTTTTGTTCTTGAAGTCTTTCATGATGGCGATGTTACCCCTCCCCAATCTTTCTATATGGGTACAAATTCTGGCGCACAAACAGGCCCGTCATATCTTGCATCTGACACATGTGGTATTACAACACCAACAGCAACAGGAACGGGCGCTTTAGCGAGCTTTTCCACTGCCAGATGGGTAATGACTGTTACAGGACAAAATTCGACTCTAGGAACTACAGAAGTAATCAATTCAAGGGATTTGCAGATTTATCCAAATCCTGTGAAAGACATTTTAAGATTTAAGTTTGGAAATAATCTAAGATCAGAATCAATAGAGATTAATGATGTAACAGGCAGATCTATTCTTTCAATAAGCAATAGTAAAAATGTAAATGAGGTAAATATGTCATCGTTTGTTAAAGGAAATTATATCCTGAGAGTAAAAGCTAGTGATGGTAAGGTATATATTCAAAAAATTATTAAAGAATAA
- a CDS encoding dipeptidase: MQETLHYIHENKQRFVDELFELLRIPSISADPAYKNDVLQCAEVCAQHLKNAGADHVEICQTKGYPIVFGEKILDQSLPTVLVYGHYDVQPADPLELWKKPPFEPYIEKTELHPEGAIFARGSADDKGQFFMHLKAFEAMMKTNTLPCNVKFILEGEEEVGSVSLGDFVNENKDKLACDCILISDTHIYSNEQPTVTTGLRGLSYVEVEVEGPNRDLHSGLYGGAVPNPIHVLSRMIAQLIDEDGQITIDGFYDNVQDVSDEERAEMNKLKDNPEEFKKSIGLSNVEGEIGYTTLERTSIRPTLDCNGIWGGYTGEGAKTVIPSKAFAKISMRLVPYQTPEEITEKFTAYFKKIAPDTVKVKVTPHHGGMPYVLPTDTKEFQAAKKAMESSFGKEVLPYRGGGSIPITAMFEKVLEAKSVLMGFGLDSDAIHSPNEHYGLFNFYKGIESIPLFFDNYAK, from the coding sequence ATGCAAGAGACCTTACATTACATTCACGAAAATAAACAGCGTTTCGTGGATGAATTATTTGAATTACTGAGAATTCCTTCCATTTCCGCAGATCCTGCTTATAAAAATGATGTCTTACAATGTGCCGAAGTATGCGCTCAGCACCTGAAAAATGCAGGAGCAGATCATGTTGAAATTTGCCAGACTAAAGGTTACCCAATTGTTTTTGGTGAAAAAATTCTGGATCAGAGCCTGCCTACAGTACTGGTTTATGGCCATTATGATGTTCAGCCCGCAGATCCGCTTGAATTATGGAAAAAACCTCCTTTTGAACCTTATATTGAAAAAACCGAGCTTCATCCTGAAGGGGCTATTTTTGCCAGAGGATCAGCCGATGATAAGGGACAGTTCTTTATGCATCTGAAGGCATTTGAAGCTATGATGAAAACCAATACACTTCCTTGCAATGTTAAGTTTATCCTGGAAGGAGAAGAAGAAGTAGGTTCTGTAAGCCTGGGTGATTTTGTAAACGAAAATAAAGACAAATTAGCGTGTGACTGCATCCTGATTTCTGATACCCATATTTACAGTAATGAGCAGCCGACTGTTACCACAGGACTGAGAGGATTAAGTTATGTGGAAGTAGAAGTGGAAGGACCAAACAGGGACCTTCATTCAGGACTGTATGGTGGAGCTGTGCCTAACCCTATCCATGTGCTTTCCAGAATGATTGCGCAGCTGATTGATGAGGATGGTCAGATTACCATCGATGGTTTTTATGATAACGTTCAGGATGTTTCAGATGAAGAAAGAGCTGAAATGAACAAGCTAAAAGACAATCCTGAAGAATTTAAGAAATCGATCGGACTGAGTAATGTGGAAGGTGAAATAGGATATACCACTTTGGAAAGAACATCGATCCGCCCTACGCTGGACTGCAACGGAATCTGGGGCGGTTATACAGGAGAGGGAGCCAAAACAGTAATTCCTTCCAAAGCATTTGCCAAGATTTCCATGCGTCTGGTACCTTATCAGACTCCTGAAGAAATTACTGAGAAATTCACTGCCTATTTCAAAAAGATAGCCCCAGATACGGTAAAAGTAAAAGTAACGCCTCACCACGGTGGAATGCCCTACGTCTTGCCAACCGATACAAAAGAGTTCCAGGCGGCCAAAAAAGCAATGGAATCTTCATTTGGTAAGGAAGTTCTTCCATACAGGGGAGGAGGAAGCATCCCGATTACGGCCATGTTTGAAAAAGTACTTGAAGCCAAATCTGTCCTGATGGGATTCGGCCTGGATTCTGATGCCATCCATTCCCCGAACGAGCATTACGGCCTCTTCAATTTTTATAAAGGAATTGAGAGTATACCTTTGTTTTTTGATAATTATGCAAAATGA
- a CDS encoding class I SAM-dependent methyltransferase, with the protein MIAANRFYNTLVIKILEHTIQEYIQKNLHADLPALLLKKSPFPEVTMQEIVQQIKGKQVAEKKFPFLLKEGIIFPPQLNLEQASSEKTASYKSTFLKGEKFIDLTAGFGIDAYYLSKDFKEVTLVEQNSGLLETVEHNWGVLGRKARFINNHLEDFLHHNREHFDVIYLDPARRDQQKNKVFLLEHLSPNVLDIQKRLLAISETLVIKLSPLIDLKYLISVVPALFRIDIIAVKNDVKEIVIFLSGHPNQHVSVCCINLETGERPFNYTIGDEETAHVEYSEPQKYLYIPNNAILKAGTFNLASQRFNLKKLHPNTHFYTSDHFVEDFPGRILQVESIDGKEIKKKGQFNIISKNHPLKPEEIKKKYQLKDGGDQYLIFTQSKKGKIILKSV; encoded by the coding sequence ATGATTGCTGCTAACCGTTTTTACAATACATTAGTGATTAAAATTTTAGAACATACCATTCAGGAATATATTCAGAAAAATCTCCATGCTGATCTTCCTGCATTGCTTTTAAAAAAATCTCCATTTCCTGAAGTAACCATGCAGGAGATCGTCCAGCAGATTAAAGGTAAGCAGGTGGCAGAAAAGAAATTTCCTTTCCTGCTCAAAGAAGGCATTATTTTTCCGCCGCAACTGAATCTTGAGCAGGCCTCATCGGAAAAAACAGCCAGTTATAAATCAACGTTTTTAAAAGGGGAAAAATTCATTGATCTTACAGCCGGCTTCGGCATTGATGCGTATTATCTTTCAAAGGACTTCAAAGAAGTCACGCTTGTAGAGCAAAATTCCGGTCTGCTGGAAACAGTTGAACATAACTGGGGTGTGCTTGGCAGAAAGGCACGATTCATCAACAATCATCTCGAAGATTTTTTACATCATAACAGAGAACATTTTGATGTCATTTATCTTGATCCGGCAAGGCGTGACCAGCAGAAAAATAAAGTATTCCTGTTGGAGCACCTTTCTCCGAATGTACTTGATATTCAGAAAAGACTATTGGCGATTTCTGAAACATTGGTGATCAAACTCTCTCCGCTGATAGACCTTAAATATCTTATTTCGGTGGTTCCTGCCCTGTTCAGAATAGATATTATTGCTGTGAAAAATGATGTAAAGGAGATTGTCATATTCCTTTCCGGCCATCCAAATCAACACGTTAGCGTTTGCTGTATCAATCTTGAAACCGGTGAACGACCTTTTAACTATACCATTGGTGATGAAGAAACAGCCCATGTTGAATATTCTGAACCGCAGAAGTACCTGTATATTCCGAATAATGCCATACTCAAGGCCGGAACGTTTAATCTGGCCTCACAAAGGTTTAATCTGAAAAAACTGCATCCCAACACCCATTTCTATACTTCGGATCACTTTGTAGAAGACTTTCCGGGGCGGATTCTACAGGTGGAAAGCATTGATGGTAAAGAGATTAAGAAAAAAGGGCAGTTTAATATTATTTCCAAAAACCATCCTTTGAAGCCTGAGGAAATCAAGAAAAAATACCAGTTAAAGGATGGGGGAGACCAGTACCTTATTTTTACACAATCCAAAAAAGGTAAAATTATTTTAAAATCAGTGTGA